The following are encoded together in the uncultured Sphaerochaeta sp. genome:
- a CDS encoding EAL domain-containing protein, with translation MAMYVVCRSVMVQVGVLVVGVSGEETTTIEKSLNTAEIWFVSTEAEAVACVQEHPSIRVALLDFASCVSLLQTLAQYPIHSIVITNDNTVQERKALALGASDCLRRPYSPELLRIRVDLHATSFMEEQNVLFDSLLWQAPIGIAIYSGPDAAHLEMVKANTILLEIMGRSKEELMTVDWREITYPEDLEKELVKYKRFSRHEIPGYEIEKRFIKPDGSLIWVNMTVSRLYANQPEAEDYLCIVKDITEQKELDISLRERERIIHSYFSQLPGMAYRCSFDEQWTMQFVSSGCLDLTGYSPEELLNNAAVSFNELILPMHRKRVKEEWKKLATKDTPFIQEYEITTKKGELKWVYDTGRGIIDENGDIIAIEGMLFDISDRKQDELTLAYYHNHDEWTELPNRRSLVYLLENELKHAGHALLAVNLTALHALSAVHGLLYSRNLVKCVAMRLQALSDSEHVLFSSYEYQLVFFIKEPVDSTALFSFGRLVSKNVATLLREERVGWGIGLIELSEAPVEEILTNLLVASEQALSDFDAGHEVCVFDEAMQQAMRRRTTIERELADLIKHPSSFSFYLQFQPIWDVKTQTISGFEALSRMKSPILGSVSPSEFIEVAEKAKLIVPLGKIIIDKALKFLSLIEKEGFSNVGVSINISAIQLMNKAFLPSLMEAVEHHRVETENITLEVTESVFISKFQEVNDLFCHLQQRGISIAIDDFGTGYSTLSRERELNVNVLKIDKTFIDKLEVLQEKEAITAEIISLAHKLGHTVIAEGVEFENQYSYLKKYQCDKIQGFLFSKPLDISDALVLLKQTNRT, from the coding sequence AGTATCCAATCCATAGTATCGTTATCACCAATGACAATACAGTCCAAGAAAGGAAAGCCCTTGCTCTGGGAGCCTCAGACTGTCTACGGAGGCCTTATTCTCCTGAGTTGTTGAGAATTCGAGTGGATCTGCATGCCACTAGCTTCATGGAAGAGCAAAATGTCTTATTTGACAGTTTGCTCTGGCAAGCTCCTATAGGTATAGCCATATATAGTGGTCCTGATGCAGCTCACTTGGAAATGGTTAAAGCTAATACAATCCTTCTCGAAATCATGGGACGTTCCAAGGAAGAACTCATGACCGTTGATTGGAGAGAAATTACCTATCCTGAGGATTTGGAGAAGGAGCTGGTCAAATACAAGCGATTCTCGCGACATGAGATTCCCGGGTATGAGATTGAGAAACGGTTCATCAAGCCTGATGGGTCTTTGATTTGGGTGAATATGACTGTTTCAAGGCTATATGCAAACCAACCTGAAGCGGAAGACTATCTTTGTATTGTCAAGGATATTACTGAACAGAAAGAGCTCGATATTTCACTGCGTGAGCGAGAGCGGATCATCCATTCCTACTTCTCCCAGTTGCCGGGAATGGCCTACCGGTGTTCATTTGATGAACAGTGGACCATGCAGTTTGTCTCATCTGGTTGTTTGGATCTTACTGGGTATTCGCCTGAGGAGTTGCTGAATAATGCTGCAGTCTCTTTCAATGAACTTATTTTGCCGATGCATCGCAAACGGGTGAAGGAAGAGTGGAAAAAGCTAGCAACAAAAGATACCCCGTTCATACAGGAATATGAGATTACCACAAAGAAGGGTGAGTTGAAGTGGGTTTATGATACGGGCAGAGGAATAATCGATGAAAACGGTGATATCATTGCTATCGAGGGTATGCTTTTCGACATCTCAGACAGAAAACAGGATGAATTAACCCTTGCCTATTACCATAACCATGATGAGTGGACCGAGTTGCCAAATAGAAGGTCATTGGTTTACTTATTGGAGAATGAACTAAAACATGCTGGGCATGCTCTCCTTGCGGTCAACCTGACTGCATTACATGCACTAAGTGCTGTTCATGGCTTACTCTATAGTAGGAATCTGGTGAAGTGTGTAGCAATGAGACTCCAGGCACTCAGTGATTCAGAGCATGTGTTGTTCAGTTCCTATGAGTATCAGTTGGTATTCTTTATCAAAGAGCCTGTTGATTCTACTGCGTTGTTTTCTTTCGGCAGACTGGTGTCCAAGAACGTTGCTACCTTGCTCCGCGAGGAGCGGGTAGGTTGGGGTATTGGGTTGATAGAGCTTTCTGAAGCTCCTGTAGAGGAGATTCTGACCAACCTTTTGGTTGCCTCTGAGCAAGCGTTGTCTGATTTTGATGCAGGTCATGAGGTTTGTGTCTTTGATGAGGCTATGCAGCAGGCAATGAGAAGGCGTACGACCATCGAGAGAGAACTCGCTGATCTGATCAAGCACCCATCCTCTTTCTCCTTCTACCTTCAGTTTCAGCCGATTTGGGATGTGAAGACACAGACAATTTCTGGCTTTGAGGCTCTCTCTAGGATGAAGAGCCCCATTTTGGGCAGCGTCTCTCCTTCTGAGTTCATAGAAGTTGCAGAGAAGGCCAAGCTTATTGTCCCCCTTGGCAAAATCATTATAGACAAGGCATTGAAATTCTTGTCCCTGATCGAGAAAGAGGGGTTTTCAAATGTTGGTGTCTCGATCAATATCTCTGCGATTCAGTTGATGAATAAGGCTTTTTTGCCTTCCCTGATGGAGGCTGTTGAACACCATAGAGTAGAAACTGAGAATATTACTTTGGAGGTGACTGAGTCAGTGTTTATTTCCAAGTTCCAGGAAGTGAATGATTTGTTCTGCCACCTCCAACAGCGTGGGATATCGATTGCAATCGATGATTTTGGCACTGGGTATTCAACGTTATCCCGAGAGCGCGAGCTGAATGTTAATGTCTTGAAGATTGATAAGACATTCATTGACAAGCTTGAGGTACTGCAAGAGAAGGAAGCTATTACAGCCGAAATCATCTCATTGGCCCATAAGTTAGGGCATACCGTAATTGCCGAAGGTGTTGAGTTTGAGAACCAATATAGCTACCTGAAGAAGTATCAATGCGATAAAATCCAGGGGTTCCTTTTCAGTAAACCCCTGGACATTTCTGATGCATTGGTATTACTCAAGCAAACGAATCGTACTTAG
- a CDS encoding ferritin family protein codes for MDLFEVAIKLEQEGIQFYTDLAKKAPDEGFANIFKMLADDEKKHESYFRALQKKSAPVAVNTTVIEAAKKVFKAFDPDSFPSATDQIPAYQEALAVEKKSIEFYKEQLPLVTDEEAKKALSLILSEEKRHYEVLKEMLKLITRPHRWVEDAEFGVREDY; via the coding sequence ATGGACCTATTTGAAGTAGCAATTAAACTGGAACAGGAAGGTATTCAGTTCTATACTGACCTTGCAAAAAAGGCACCAGACGAAGGTTTTGCAAACATCTTCAAGATGCTCGCTGATGACGAAAAGAAACATGAAAGTTATTTCCGTGCCCTACAGAAGAAGAGTGCACCAGTAGCAGTTAATACCACGGTAATAGAAGCAGCAAAGAAAGTCTTCAAGGCATTCGACCCAGACTCCTTCCCTTCTGCAACTGATCAGATTCCTGCCTATCAAGAAGCTCTGGCTGTAGAGAAGAAGAGCATAGAGTTCTACAAGGAACAACTTCCACTGGTAACAGATGAAGAAGCCAAGAAAGCTCTCTCACTTATCCTCTCAGAAGAGAAACGTCACTATGAAGTACTCAAGGAGATGCTAAAGCTCATTACCCGCCCCCACCGTTGGGTAGAGGACGCTGAGTTTGGCGTACGTGAAGATTACTAA
- a CDS encoding HNH endonuclease signature motif containing protein has protein sequence MAEQLSNRISQKLITHLAIGSHYVLQDIADLMEMNIVATMRKGVLSRTGEDAIVLLINLKKESYATPYVDHIDNDVLYWEGQLKQRFVEKRMNTGEYEIFVFVRDRVKTPYTYYGRAIPISSQYFEPGTPCKTKFSLYEYTPPFRYYDKEHSFDQEQPYGFDQGIIPTTRIGTTIQRTVQQTYRRQALELWNNSCAVLGIEEPKILVASHIKPWRVADDHERIDPKNALILSPLYDKLFDLGMISFDPSKGTIKLSKQLDNNEYDRLGVDDTKHLSMIPDGTEKYLNYHNKYVYDFSPLLETELDLLTH, from the coding sequence ATGGCAGAGCAGCTCTCAAACCGAATTTCCCAGAAATTGATTACCCACCTGGCAATCGGGAGTCATTATGTATTACAGGACATTGCTGATCTGATGGAAATGAACATTGTAGCAACAATGCGTAAGGGCGTGCTTTCAAGAACTGGGGAGGATGCAATTGTATTGCTGATCAATTTGAAGAAAGAGAGCTATGCCACCCCGTATGTTGACCATATCGACAACGATGTTCTCTACTGGGAAGGGCAGCTTAAGCAACGGTTTGTCGAGAAACGGATGAATACCGGAGAATACGAAATATTCGTATTCGTCAGGGATCGGGTAAAGACCCCCTACACCTACTACGGTCGGGCTATTCCCATCTCTTCTCAGTACTTTGAACCTGGCACCCCATGCAAAACCAAATTCAGTCTGTATGAATACACTCCACCCTTCAGGTACTACGATAAAGAACATTCCTTTGATCAGGAACAACCCTATGGCTTTGATCAGGGAATTATCCCGACTACACGTATCGGGACAACCATCCAGAGAACCGTGCAGCAAACGTATCGCCGACAGGCGCTTGAACTCTGGAACAACAGCTGTGCGGTATTGGGAATTGAAGAACCCAAGATACTTGTTGCCAGTCATATCAAACCATGGAGAGTTGCAGATGACCATGAGCGAATTGACCCAAAAAACGCACTCATACTCTCACCTCTGTACGACAAACTCTTCGACTTGGGAATGATCTCATTCGACCCATCAAAAGGGACCATCAAGTTATCAAAACAACTCGATAACAATGAATATGATCGTCTCGGGGTTGATGACACCAAACACCTAAGCATGATACCCGATGGAACTGAAAAGTATCTAAACTATCACAACAAGTATGTGTATGACTTTTCTCCCCTGTTGGAAACTGAATTAGATTTACTCACCCACTAA
- a CDS encoding nucleotide pyrophosphohydrolase, producing the protein MKTIQERIHHIQKLLHLDDEQMAEKLGLEEEAYQRGIEVSPSELLELLCTTFGVSLSYLEEGKGSVFRERSLPVSDILAFRDARNWKQFHTPKDLAISLSLESSELLECFQWSGEDVHVGKKQKQMEEELADILIYSVLFADSIGVDIPTIIEKKLRKNAEKYDVKKAYGSAKKYTEL; encoded by the coding sequence ATGAAAACAATACAGGAACGTATTCACCATATTCAGAAACTACTCCACTTGGATGATGAGCAGATGGCTGAGAAACTTGGATTAGAAGAAGAGGCATACCAGAGAGGAATTGAAGTTTCTCCCTCTGAATTGCTGGAACTTCTTTGCACTACCTTTGGGGTTTCCCTCTCTTATCTTGAAGAAGGGAAGGGGAGTGTTTTCCGTGAACGATCACTCCCTGTTTCCGATATTCTCGCCTTCCGGGATGCACGGAACTGGAAACAGTTTCACACTCCCAAAGACCTGGCAATTTCTCTCAGCCTCGAATCCTCTGAACTACTCGAATGTTTCCAGTGGTCTGGTGAGGATGTGCATGTGGGAAAGAAACAAAAGCAGATGGAAGAGGAACTGGCTGATATTCTCATCTATTCAGTGTTGTTTGCCGATTCCATTGGGGTTGATATCCCTACAATTATCGAGAAGAAGCTACGTAAGAATGCAGAGAAGTATGATGTAAAGAAAGCGTATGGATCCGCAAAGAAATACACAGAGCTCTAG
- a CDS encoding DUF2075 domain-containing protein, with translation MLVYEGDKQQFLSDVQDNSIDQKIEMNMWSKLHRRVSSSEEQSWRNSLNYMQNVLLDSEIPDTSGVAIEFGIPNTNKRVDFILTGLDQANKHNAVIVELKQWSKVESVPYVDQLLEAEIIDVQTRFSHGQQVVHHPSYQAWSYRSLISNFNANVHEIPIHLESCAYLHNYVPPVDDPLKKAYFQSILEESPVFYRSDVKKLRDYIKKYIHTGDAKQTLYYIDNGEIRPSKSLQDSLSAMLKRKEEFILIDEQKIVYEQMLSFARRSNEDGRKRVFIVQGGPGTGKTVVAINLLVQLINDDQVCAYVTKNSAPRKVFEAKLRSGAFKRNNISSLFKGSTAFVESDTNDFGTLIVDEAHRLNKRSQQGPKVTGEDQIKEIINASRCSVFFIDEDQRVTAQDYGDRSQILYWAKAFNAEVQEGRLLSQFRCNGSDGYLSWLDGVLGIQEETANPTLEGIDYDFQVVDDPNELRRLIEERNREDDKARIVAGYCWDWVSKNNPDSVPDIAIDNFSMYWNLSSDGTYAISKGSINQVGCIHTTQGLEFSYVGVIIGDDLRFENGKVISDYTKRARTDQSLKGLKGPIKKGDQEAKKTADIIIRNTYRTLMSRGMKGCYVYCTNTELAHFLKTRIAGYGEEEESPLLAAEREE, from the coding sequence ATGCTCGTATACGAAGGTGATAAACAGCAATTCTTGTCCGATGTCCAGGATAATTCAATTGATCAGAAGATTGAAATGAACATGTGGAGCAAGCTCCACAGAAGAGTCAGCTCAAGTGAAGAACAGTCCTGGCGTAACTCATTGAATTACATGCAGAATGTGTTACTCGATTCCGAGATTCCTGACACCTCCGGTGTAGCTATTGAATTTGGAATACCCAATACCAATAAACGAGTCGATTTCATCCTTACTGGTTTGGACCAAGCGAACAAACACAATGCGGTAATCGTTGAGCTGAAGCAGTGGAGCAAGGTTGAATCTGTTCCCTATGTTGACCAACTGCTGGAGGCTGAGATTATTGATGTACAGACACGTTTCTCCCATGGTCAGCAAGTAGTGCATCACCCCTCTTACCAAGCATGGTCATATCGCTCCCTTATCTCCAACTTCAATGCAAATGTACACGAGATACCGATTCACTTGGAAAGCTGTGCGTATTTGCATAACTATGTACCTCCAGTAGATGATCCTCTGAAGAAGGCTTACTTCCAAAGTATTCTTGAGGAATCCCCAGTATTCTATCGCAGTGATGTCAAGAAGTTACGGGACTATATCAAGAAGTACATCCATACAGGGGATGCAAAGCAAACCTTGTACTACATTGATAACGGGGAGATCCGGCCTTCCAAAAGTTTGCAGGACTCCCTCTCTGCGATGCTGAAAAGGAAAGAGGAGTTCATACTCATCGACGAGCAGAAGATTGTCTATGAACAGATGCTCTCCTTTGCTCGCAGAAGCAATGAAGATGGAAGGAAACGGGTTTTTATAGTGCAAGGAGGACCCGGGACAGGCAAGACGGTCGTTGCAATCAATCTCTTGGTGCAGTTGATCAACGATGACCAGGTGTGTGCATACGTGACAAAGAACAGTGCTCCGAGAAAGGTCTTTGAGGCCAAACTACGCTCTGGCGCGTTTAAGAGAAATAATATCAGCAGCCTATTCAAAGGTTCCACGGCGTTTGTTGAATCAGACACGAATGACTTTGGAACGCTTATCGTTGACGAAGCACATAGGCTCAATAAAAGGTCACAACAGGGGCCAAAGGTTACCGGGGAAGATCAGATCAAGGAGATCATCAACGCAAGCAGGTGCAGCGTGTTCTTTATTGATGAAGACCAACGCGTAACCGCTCAGGATTATGGTGACCGGTCTCAAATTCTTTATTGGGCCAAAGCTTTCAACGCAGAGGTGCAGGAGGGGAGGCTGCTCTCCCAATTTAGGTGCAATGGATCTGATGGATATCTTTCTTGGCTTGATGGAGTACTGGGAATCCAGGAAGAGACAGCCAATCCCACCTTGGAAGGCATCGACTATGACTTCCAGGTAGTGGATGATCCCAATGAACTGCGTAGGCTTATTGAAGAGAGAAATAGGGAAGACGATAAAGCCAGGATTGTAGCAGGGTACTGTTGGGATTGGGTGAGTAAGAACAATCCAGATTCAGTTCCAGATATTGCCATTGATAACTTCTCCATGTACTGGAACCTCAGCAGTGACGGTACCTATGCAATTTCCAAAGGATCAATCAACCAAGTTGGCTGCATTCATACCACCCAAGGACTCGAATTCAGCTATGTTGGGGTGATAATCGGAGATGACCTACGATTTGAGAACGGAAAAGTCATCTCTGATTACACCAAGCGGGCAAGAACCGACCAATCACTGAAAGGATTGAAAGGACCTATCAAGAAAGGTGATCAGGAGGCAAAGAAAACTGCCGATATCATCATACGCAATACCTATCGCACACTCATGAGCCGGGGGATGAAAGGCTGTTATGTCTATTGCACGAATACAGAGCTTGCTCACTTCTTGAAAACCAGAATAGCTGGGTATGGAGAAGAAGAGGAAAGTCCCTTGTTGGCAGCTGAAAGGGAAGAATAG
- a CDS encoding helix-turn-helix transcriptional regulator: protein MITLISPSIAQKKIAQNLKERRLQKNLTQEGLSVRSGVPLATLRKFEQQGVISFESLLKLMMVLGMLEAMVEATKISHTSFSSIDEVIALETSSKRKRGRKA from the coding sequence ATGATAACACTTATAAGTCCATCAATAGCCCAGAAGAAGATAGCACAGAACTTGAAAGAGCGCAGATTGCAAAAGAACTTGACCCAAGAAGGGTTGTCAGTTCGCTCGGGTGTCCCCCTGGCAACCCTACGTAAGTTTGAACAACAAGGCGTTATATCTTTTGAATCGCTCTTGAAGCTTATGATGGTGCTGGGGATGTTGGAAGCCATGGTTGAAGCTACTAAGATTTCACACACTTCATTCTCCTCTATTGATGAAGTCATTGCATTGGAGACTTCCTCAAAGCGGAAGCGGGGAAGGAAAGCATGA
- a CDS encoding type II toxin-antitoxin system HipA family toxin, translating into MKPYKAVKTLLVKIDFGNGTIPVGRLALRDRRIYFSYELSFLEQGLEISPFSLPLQAGVKTFDHSLFEGLPGVFNDSLPDGWGRLLLDRFVRSQGVFPSELSPLDRLAMIGSQGLGALVYEPEYDVPFDGGPVDLNIVASQAQEVLEGSSSEVVSRLLALNGSSSGARPKALIGVSENKERILHGKESFTAGYEPWLVKFPNTQDGIDAGAIEYVYALMAKQSGILMPEVHLFSAHEGPGYFAAKRFDRNGVKRLHMHTASGLLHADFRFPSLDYQDLLNLTSMLTSDIREVEKMYRLAVFNVLAHNRDDHAKNFSFLMDAHGKWTLSPAYDLTFSSGPGGEQSTMVMGEGKYPDVEHLLRLGLNTKLSKQQITSIINQTRSALSGWNTLARQNGVSNENISSISQKICQ; encoded by the coding sequence ATGAAACCTTACAAAGCGGTGAAGACCCTACTCGTGAAGATCGATTTTGGTAATGGAACCATTCCTGTTGGTCGTCTGGCATTGCGAGATCGTCGTATCTACTTCTCTTATGAACTGTCTTTCCTCGAACAAGGCCTTGAAATCTCCCCATTCTCTCTTCCCTTGCAAGCAGGTGTGAAGACTTTCGACCATAGTTTGTTTGAAGGATTGCCTGGTGTATTCAATGACAGTCTTCCTGATGGGTGGGGTAGGCTTCTCCTAGATCGGTTCGTTCGCTCTCAAGGTGTCTTTCCATCAGAGCTTTCTCCCTTGGATCGATTGGCAATGATTGGATCACAAGGCCTAGGCGCGTTGGTATATGAACCTGAGTATGATGTTCCTTTTGATGGTGGGCCAGTTGACTTGAACATTGTTGCATCACAGGCACAAGAAGTACTTGAGGGATCCTCCTCAGAGGTTGTAAGCCGTCTTCTTGCGTTGAATGGATCCTCCTCTGGTGCACGGCCAAAGGCATTAATTGGTGTTTCTGAGAACAAAGAGCGAATTCTGCATGGAAAAGAATCATTTACCGCAGGGTATGAGCCTTGGTTGGTGAAATTTCCAAACACACAAGATGGTATCGATGCTGGTGCTATTGAGTATGTGTATGCCTTGATGGCAAAGCAGTCGGGCATACTAATGCCCGAAGTTCACTTGTTCTCAGCCCATGAAGGACCGGGGTATTTTGCTGCCAAGCGGTTTGATCGAAATGGGGTTAAGCGCTTGCATATGCATACTGCTAGTGGATTGTTACATGCTGATTTTCGCTTTCCCTCACTTGATTACCAAGACTTGCTGAATCTTACATCCATGTTGACCAGTGATATCCGGGAGGTAGAGAAAATGTATCGTCTTGCAGTATTCAACGTCCTAGCGCATAATCGTGATGACCACGCGAAAAACTTTAGCTTCCTCATGGATGCACATGGGAAGTGGACACTTTCTCCGGCCTATGACCTTACCTTCTCCTCCGGTCCAGGAGGGGAGCAAAGTACCATGGTCATGGGGGAAGGAAAGTATCCTGATGTAGAGCATCTTCTCAGGTTGGGGCTTAATACCAAGCTTTCAAAGCAGCAGATTACTTCAATCATTAACCAGACTCGTTCAGCGCTATCAGGGTGGAATACGCTTGCAAGGCAAAATGGCGTAAGCAATGAGAATATATCCTCGATTTCCCAGAAGATCTGTCAGTAA
- a CDS encoding DUF2779 domain-containing protein — MAKERYLTKSRFKLATECPTKLFYTGKESYANQNLDDSFLLALADGGFQVGELAKCYFPGGHEIKTLDYKKALEETNELLQTDSVILYEAAIAAKNLFIRADILVKEGTQIRLYEVKAKSFDPRESHPFSKLDGSISAKWKPYLYDVAFQKYVLSLAFPHYEISAHLMMADKSAICPTDGLNQKFRLTHDATGRKSVSISEALTKDDLTPPILCTVPVDTECERIYQTQHEVNNTSLQFSQYVDRLADSYATDTKIRTPIASKCAVCEFHTTDDNTQERLKSGKKECWKEVLGWSDEDFACQTVLDVWNFRGKDELIEEGIIKMDDISESDIHPRPDTRPGISASERQWLQIQKYKTRDDSPWLDRENLKREMDSWVFPLHFIDFETTMAAIPFNAGLHPYEGVAFQFSHHTVQKDGSVEHAGEYLNTERGIFPNYEFIRALKEQLDHDRGSIFRYSNHENTFLNLIYQQLNSDTRDIPDRKQLQSFIKSITHATGKSSEQWSGERDMVDLWEVVKRYYYDPSTKGSNSIKQVLPAILNSSVVLQEKYSQPIYGAKGRIKSTNFKNWQWVKIKDGKVTDPYKLLPRMFQDISDKDLDILSSDDELREGGAALTAYARMQFEEMSDYERSEIQNALLKYCELDTMAMVMIWEGLKDLCR, encoded by the coding sequence ATGGCAAAAGAAAGGTATTTGACGAAATCCCGATTCAAGCTGGCTACTGAATGCCCAACAAAACTCTTCTATACAGGAAAAGAGAGCTATGCGAACCAGAATCTTGATGATAGCTTCCTGCTTGCCCTGGCAGATGGGGGCTTTCAGGTTGGGGAGCTTGCAAAATGCTATTTCCCAGGTGGTCATGAGATCAAGACACTGGACTATAAGAAAGCGCTTGAGGAAACTAATGAGCTGCTTCAGACCGACAGTGTCATACTCTATGAAGCAGCCATTGCAGCAAAGAATCTGTTCATCCGTGCCGACATCTTGGTCAAGGAGGGAACTCAGATCAGGCTCTATGAGGTGAAGGCAAAATCGTTTGATCCAAGAGAATCACACCCTTTTTCCAAGCTAGATGGATCGATCAGTGCAAAATGGAAACCTTATCTCTATGATGTTGCCTTCCAGAAATATGTACTTTCCCTAGCTTTCCCGCACTATGAGATATCTGCACATCTTATGATGGCTGACAAATCAGCTATTTGCCCAACCGATGGATTGAACCAAAAGTTCCGGCTGACCCATGATGCAACAGGACGGAAATCTGTCTCAATATCAGAGGCCCTTACAAAAGATGATCTCACACCCCCGATTCTCTGCACCGTACCTGTGGACACTGAATGCGAGAGAATCTATCAGACGCAACATGAAGTCAACAACACCTCCCTGCAGTTCTCCCAATATGTTGATCGTCTGGCAGATTCTTATGCTACCGATACAAAAATCCGTACCCCCATTGCTTCTAAATGCGCTGTATGTGAGTTCCACACAACCGATGACAATACACAAGAGAGACTCAAGAGCGGGAAGAAGGAGTGTTGGAAAGAGGTTTTGGGATGGAGCGATGAGGACTTTGCATGCCAAACGGTTTTGGATGTCTGGAACTTCAGGGGAAAGGATGAACTAATTGAAGAGGGTATCATCAAGATGGATGACATCAGTGAGAGTGACATCCATCCAAGACCTGATACAAGACCAGGAATCTCGGCGAGTGAACGACAGTGGCTGCAGATTCAGAAATACAAAACAAGGGACGATTCTCCCTGGCTTGACCGAGAGAACTTAAAAAGAGAGATGGACAGCTGGGTTTTCCCTCTGCACTTCATCGACTTCGAGACAACGATGGCAGCCATCCCCTTCAATGCAGGGCTCCACCCCTATGAAGGAGTGGCGTTTCAATTTTCCCATCATACTGTTCAAAAAGATGGGAGTGTCGAACACGCTGGGGAGTACCTGAACACAGAACGTGGGATTTTTCCCAACTATGAGTTCATACGGGCATTGAAAGAACAGTTGGACCATGACCGGGGAAGTATTTTTCGCTACTCCAATCATGAGAACACATTCCTCAATTTGATCTATCAGCAACTCAACTCTGATACAAGAGACATCCCAGACAGGAAGCAACTCCAGAGCTTCATCAAATCCATTACCCATGCAACAGGCAAATCCTCTGAGCAGTGGAGCGGTGAGCGAGATATGGTGGACCTGTGGGAAGTAGTGAAGCGTTACTACTATGATCCGTCCACAAAGGGATCCAATTCCATCAAACAGGTACTCCCGGCAATTCTGAACAGTTCGGTTGTATTACAGGAGAAATATTCACAGCCAATCTATGGTGCGAAGGGAAGGATCAAGAGTACGAATTTCAAGAACTGGCAATGGGTCAAGATCAAAGATGGAAAGGTAACTGACCCGTACAAGTTGCTACCAAGGATGTTCCAGGACATCTCGGACAAGGATCTTGATATTTTGAGCAGTGATGATGAACTCAGGGAAGGAGGTGCGGCACTCACTGCATATGCAAGAATGCAGTTTGAGGAGATGTCGGACTATGAGCGTAGCGAAATACAGAACGCCCTTCTGAAGTACTGCGAATTGGATACGATGGCGATGGTAATGATCTGGGAAGGACTGAAAGACCTCTGCCGATAG